The following nucleotide sequence is from Aspergillus luchuensis IFO 4308 DNA, chromosome 1, nearly complete sequence.
TGGCGAGATCGATGGCCAAGGGACGGGGCTGGGCTCTGCTAGATCCTGGTGTCTTGACTAGGACTAGGACTAGGTTTTGGGGGGTCAGATGgtgtcattcattcattcatccattcattccaggCAATGGAATGCGTCCGCTTTCTTGATCTGAGTTTGATTAAGTGGCTTTCTCGGCGGATGAGTTGGTTCCAGATGATACGATTATTGTTGCACTAGACTCCAGTCTCTAGATACTAAAGAGTGAGACGGGTGAGAGGATGGCATGGTATGGCAGGTATGGCAGGTATGCTATGCATGATGTTGCTCGGGGAGGAAAGGGGTTGTTGTCAATGACAGCAAGCAGGTAGTTAGGTATTCCAGGAAGAAGGTGTGGGTGTTGCATATGACAAGTGACAATCAATCATAAACTTTCTAGACGAATGCTGGATTACATCatagtagataatagtagCAACCATTTACAGTACAATAAGATATCGCTATCAAAGCTCCCTGCGCCCTTGCTTGTGTGACGAATACCAGTCCCTACATTCCAATCATCTGAAAACGGCCCTGCTAGCACATCTCGATCCAATTGTCCAGGTCCATGTTCTTGATCACCGTGGAGAAATTGCCCGAATCAGTGGCGTTGCACGCCTTGGACTTCTCACTCGAGCTCACTGacaggttgttgttggtgtcgtCACCCTTGGGGTATTCGATGTGGAAGACGGGCTTCCCTGCCTTGATGAAGGCCGCGTAGGTGTCGCACTCGTCGTACTGCGCGCATTGCTCATTGACGCTCCATTGCATGTTCTTAATGACCGACGAGATGATGGCCCCCGCGTTCTTCAATCCGATGGACATGTTGCGCGCATGGGCCTCATTGGCCATCCAGTTCATGTAGCTGATCGAATCGGCCTCCGTCAGATCCAGCCCGTTATCATTGTCGTACCCGTCGACATTATCCGGGTCCACCCCGTCGCAGCTCTTGTTCTGAGCCAGATCCAGGCGCGTGAGCATGATATTGCGAATGCGAGGGGAGCTGATGTTGATCCATTTCTCGCCGGGCCATCCGTCCAGGTCGCTGCCCAGATCATCCGAGTTGAACTTGTCCTTATCCGGACGCCAATTCTCGTAGCTGCCGGCGGAGAAGTAGCAGATGACTTTACGGCCTGCCTTTTGCAGATCGTTGATTACAGACTTGTTATTGTTGAACAGGTCAATGTCGTAAACATCCACGTCGACGGAGGTGTCGTTCAAAGAATAGAGCAATTCGATCTGCCAGCTAGTGCCGACGGCGGGCTGCCATTTGGCTGTGGTGTAATTGCCTGAACTGGGCGGCGTCGTCTCcccgcctcctccctcttcctctcctccccctccgccgcctaATCCAACACCCAGTCCGACTCCAAGACCAATACCCAGGGCGATGATAAACCCGATGATCcctccgatgatgaggagcttcttcttgaaagTCCACGTCTTCCATCCCCTTGTGGGAGGGCCCTTGAGGGCGGCCTCACTGGCTGGCTCCATCGTATAG
It contains:
- a CDS encoding endo alpha-1,4 polygalactosaminidase (CAZy:GH114;~COG:S;~EggNog:ENOG410PJDR;~InterPro:IPR017853,IPR004352,IPR013785;~PFAM:PF03537;~TransMembrane:1 (i26-51o);~go_function: GO:0003824 - catalytic activity [Evidence IEA]), whose protein sequence is MEPASEAALKGPPTRGWKTWTFKKKLLIIGGIIGFIIALGIGLGVGLGVGLGGGGGGEEEGGGGETTPPSSGNYTTAKWQPAVGTSWQIELLYSLNDTSVDVDVYDIDLFNNNKSVINDLQKAGRKVICYFSAGSYENWRPDKDKFNSDDLGSDLDGWPGEKWINISSPRIRNIMLTRLDLAQNKSCDGVDPDNVDGYDNDNGLDLTEADSISYMNWMANEAHARNMSIGLKNAGAIISSVIKNMQWSVNEQCAQYDECDTYAAFIKAGKPVFHIEYPKGDDTNNNLSVSSSEKSKACNATDSGNFSTVIKNMDLDNWIEMC